The following are encoded in a window of Chloroflexota bacterium genomic DNA:
- a CDS encoding aspartate aminotransferase family protein, which translates to MPSLQETRSQLEATYRKRTPQSAALFAEAQKSLPGGDTRTSTTFTPHPTYMARGEGPILTDIDGNTLIDGLNNYTSLIHGNAFKPVLDAAQSQLALGTAFGAPNAAQVRLAALICERVKSVERVRFTNSGTEGTMMAVRAARAFTGREMIVKVDGGYHGTHDSVSGGAGIPQALMGLTVSVPFNDVTAMERVLEANRGKIAAVIVEPVMGSAGFVPSERGYLPAVRRLTETHGALLILDEVMTFRLDYGGAQAVYGVEPDLTAFAKIIGGGFPVGAFGGRAEIMELFNPAHAKINHAGTFNGNPVTMAAGFAAMEHLTREKIAHANAMGDAVRRGFVEVLEEQGIRGQVTGYGSFVGFHLTAQPVRDYTGVASVRPILREMLHLGLLNRGVLTSRSGVLNVSTVYTDALVAQVVSAFQDSLVEMKPAIQSECPDLAR; encoded by the coding sequence ATGCCCAGCCTGCAAGAGACCCGCAGCCAACTTGAAGCCACCTACCGCAAGCGCACGCCGCAGTCGGCCGCGCTGTTCGCCGAGGCGCAGAAGTCGCTGCCCGGCGGCGACACGCGCACCTCGACCACCTTCACCCCGCACCCGACCTACATGGCGCGCGGCGAGGGGCCGATCCTGACCGACATCGACGGCAACACGCTGATCGACGGCCTGAACAACTACACCTCGCTGATTCACGGCAACGCCTTCAAGCCGGTGCTCGACGCGGCACAGTCACAACTGGCGCTCGGCACCGCGTTTGGCGCGCCGAATGCCGCGCAGGTCCGGTTGGCCGCGCTGATCTGCGAGCGCGTCAAGTCGGTCGAACGCGTGCGCTTCACGAACTCCGGCACCGAAGGCACGATGATGGCGGTGCGCGCCGCCCGCGCCTTCACCGGCCGCGAGATGATCGTGAAGGTCGACGGCGGCTACCACGGCACGCACGACTCGGTGTCGGGCGGCGCCGGCATCCCGCAGGCGCTGATGGGTCTGACCGTCAGCGTGCCGTTCAACGATGTGACGGCGATGGAGCGCGTGCTGGAAGCCAACCGCGGCAAGATCGCGGCAGTCATCGTCGAGCCGGTCATGGGCTCGGCCGGCTTCGTGCCGTCGGAGCGCGGCTATCTGCCCGCCGTGCGGCGCCTGACCGAGACGCACGGCGCGCTGCTGATCCTCGACGAGGTGATGACCTTCCGGCTGGACTACGGCGGCGCGCAGGCGGTCTACGGCGTCGAGCCGGATCTGACGGCGTTCGCCAAGATCATCGGCGGCGGGTTTCCGGTCGGCGCGTTTGGCGGCCGCGCCGAGATCATGGAACTGTTCAATCCCGCGCATGCCAAGATCAACCACGCCGGTACGTTCAACGGCAACCCGGTCACAATGGCGGCCGGCTTCGCCGCGATGGAGCACCTGACGCGCGAGAAGATCGCGCACGCCAACGCGATGGGCGATGCGGTGCGGCGCGGCTTCGTCGAGGTACTGGAGGAGCAGGGCATTCGCGGGCAGGTGACTGGCTACGGCTCGTTCGTCGGCTTCCACCTGACGGCCCAGCCGGTGCGCGACTACACCGGCGTGGCCAGCGTGCGACCCATCCTGCGCGAGATGCTGCACCTCGGCCTGCTGAATCGCGGCGTGCTGACCTCGCGCTCCGGCGTGCTCAACGTGTCTACCGTCTACACCGACGCGCTTGTGGCGCAGGTGGTTAGCGCGTTTCAGGATTCGCTGGTCGAGATGAAGCCGGCGATCCAGTCCGAGTGCCCGGACCTGGCGCGCTAG